In Arthrobacter sp. SLBN-112, a genomic segment contains:
- a CDS encoding ABC transporter substrate-binding protein translates to MKLPNSTARASSAVLAGALLMGSLAACGGGSSQAAAKADTSSLTLAIDSDSASFGFDPLRVSAAQRQFFEGLYDSLMTLQPDGSTGPGLAKDFSYNADKTVLTLTLKDDVTFTDGSKLDAALVKANLDRRSDPALSAYSAVAKGGAQEITSVDVVSPTQVALTFAKPQPGFEKNLASTTGMIVGKNGVTDTSSLAATPDGSGPYTLDSSTVKGNKYVLVKNDKSADAAKYAYKKVVFSVVLDPQARANALVSGQADVAMLTSNTVDFAKSKGVGVSQIGGTVNTMISFDKIGKTAPAFAKEKVRQAIQYAINRQALVDALHKGDIPAWNALPKDSAGFTKDLETKFAYNPDKAKSLLAEAGYANGFEFTIIAGAQTQTDLQAVQKDLAAVGITMNVKMAASTDEAFAAVATTPLGYAPLNWDNPVGVMYGVVLNGFTNVQKATDDQLSAATGELAAAKDDAAVKAAATKLNTRLVESGWMIPLYEALTNQGYNTKKVAQVKFAGTNAYPLLSSYTPAS, encoded by the coding sequence ATGAAACTTCCGAACTCCACCGCCCGTGCGAGCTCCGCCGTTCTGGCCGGTGCCCTGCTGATGGGTTCCCTGGCCGCCTGCGGCGGCGGGTCCAGCCAAGCTGCGGCGAAGGCTGACACCAGCAGCCTGACCCTGGCCATCGACAGCGACTCGGCCTCCTTCGGTTTCGACCCGCTGCGTGTCTCCGCAGCCCAGCGCCAGTTCTTCGAAGGCCTCTACGACAGCCTGATGACCCTTCAGCCGGACGGTTCCACGGGCCCGGGCCTGGCCAAGGACTTCAGCTACAACGCGGACAAGACGGTCCTGACGCTGACCCTCAAGGACGACGTGACGTTCACCGACGGCTCCAAGCTTGACGCCGCACTGGTCAAGGCCAACCTGGACCGCCGGTCCGATCCCGCACTGAGCGCCTACTCCGCCGTCGCCAAGGGCGGAGCCCAGGAGATCACCTCCGTGGACGTGGTCAGCCCCACCCAGGTGGCCCTGACCTTCGCCAAGCCGCAGCCTGGATTCGAGAAGAACCTGGCTTCCACCACCGGCATGATCGTGGGCAAGAACGGTGTCACGGACACGTCCAGCCTCGCGGCAACCCCTGACGGTTCCGGGCCCTACACCCTTGACTCCTCCACCGTGAAGGGGAACAAATACGTCCTGGTGAAGAACGACAAGAGCGCTGACGCTGCCAAGTACGCCTACAAGAAAGTGGTCTTCAGTGTGGTCCTGGACCCCCAGGCCCGCGCCAACGCCCTGGTCTCCGGCCAGGCCGACGTGGCCATGTTGACCTCGAACACCGTTGACTTCGCGAAGTCCAAAGGCGTCGGCGTTTCCCAGATCGGCGGCACCGTCAACACCATGATCTCCTTCGACAAGATCGGCAAGACAGCCCCGGCGTTCGCAAAGGAGAAGGTCCGCCAGGCCATCCAGTACGCCATCAACCGCCAGGCCCTGGTGGACGCACTGCACAAGGGTGACATCCCGGCCTGGAACGCCCTCCCCAAGGATTCGGCCGGCTTCACCAAGGACCTCGAAACCAAGTTCGCGTACAACCCGGACAAGGCCAAGAGCCTGTTGGCCGAGGCCGGTTACGCGAACGGCTTTGAGTTCACTATCATCGCCGGTGCACAGACCCAGACGGACCTGCAGGCAGTCCAGAAGGACCTGGCCGCCGTCGGCATCACCATGAACGTGAAGATGGCAGCTTCTACGGATGAAGCCTTCGCCGCCGTAGCTACCACGCCCCTTGGCTATGCGCCCCTTAACTGGGACAACCCCGTCGGCGTGATGTATGGCGTCGTCCTGAACGGCTTCACCAACGTCCAGAAGGCCACCGATGACCAGCTCAGCGCTGCCACCGGCGAGCTGGCCGCAGCCAAGGACGATGCCGCCGTGAAGGCAGCCGCCACCAAGCTGAACACCCGGCTGGTGGAATCCGGCTGGATGATCCCGCTGTACGAGGCCCTGACCAACCAGGGCTACAACACCAAGAAGGTGGCCCAGGTGAAGTTCGCCGGCACCAACGCCTACCCGCTCCTCTCGTCCTACACGCCGGCCAGCTAA
- a CDS encoding ABC transporter permease → MEVTMALFITKRLLMALATVLVVAVLAFLLVHAMPGSPGAVSLGAGASQEAIDEVNQRLGWNDPLFTQFFTWLGSAVQGDLGISLIDGRSVSSDLASRLPVTASLAAGATILSAVLGIALGVTAAVRGGLLDQLIGGFVGLLVALPAFWVGVLFVYLFAVQSSIFPATGYVPFEVSPQDWALSLALPVITLAVGGAAFIARQTRASMLEALQQEHIRTLRATATPTWKILYVHALRYASLPIVAGIALQFIGLFGGSVIAEQLFAMPGLGQAVQTSVSTHDAPAVQGVVVIATVVVVAVNLVLELATKFLDPKLRAS, encoded by the coding sequence ATGGAGGTCACCATGGCACTATTCATCACTAAGCGCCTGTTGATGGCGCTGGCCACCGTGCTGGTGGTTGCGGTGCTGGCATTCCTGCTGGTGCACGCAATGCCGGGCAGCCCCGGGGCCGTGTCCCTCGGGGCCGGCGCCTCCCAGGAAGCCATCGACGAGGTCAACCAGAGGCTGGGCTGGAACGATCCGCTGTTCACGCAGTTCTTCACCTGGCTCGGGTCCGCGGTCCAGGGCGACCTGGGCATCTCGCTCATCGATGGCCGCTCAGTCAGCTCCGACCTCGCCAGCCGCCTGCCCGTCACCGCCTCGCTTGCTGCCGGAGCCACCATCCTCAGCGCGGTCCTCGGGATCGCATTGGGCGTCACCGCAGCGGTCCGCGGCGGCCTGCTGGACCAGCTGATCGGCGGCTTCGTGGGCCTCCTCGTCGCGCTGCCTGCCTTTTGGGTGGGCGTCCTCTTCGTCTACCTGTTCGCCGTCCAGTCCTCCATCTTTCCCGCCACCGGCTACGTCCCGTTCGAGGTCTCGCCGCAGGACTGGGCCCTTTCCCTGGCCCTGCCTGTGATAACCCTGGCCGTCGGCGGCGCGGCATTCATCGCCCGCCAGACCAGGGCGTCCATGCTGGAGGCCCTGCAGCAGGAACATATCCGCACGCTGCGCGCCACGGCCACCCCCACCTGGAAGATCCTTTACGTCCACGCCCTGCGCTACGCCAGCCTGCCCATCGTGGCCGGCATCGCGCTGCAGTTCATTGGCCTGTTCGGCGGTTCCGTCATTGCGGAGCAGCTGTTCGCGATGCCCGGACTGGGCCAGGCCGTCCAGACCTCCGTCAGTACCCATGACGCCCCCGCCGTCCAGGGCGTGGTGGTGATCGCCACCGTGGTGGTGGTTGCCGTCAACCTGGTGCTGGAGCTGGCCACCAAGTTCCTCGACCCGAAGTTGCGTGCCTCATGA
- a CDS encoding family 1 glycosylhydrolase, which yields MTNPFPSDFLWGVATAGHQVEGNDVNSDTWFLEHLPGTIFAEPSGDAVDHYHRYREDIALIAGLGFTSYRFSLEWARIEPEEGHFSVAALDHYRRVLEACHEHGLTPVVTFHHFTSPLWLLRVGGWEGDRTPELFARYCDRAMAHLGDLIGVACTLNEPNLPWLLESFGIGGEAPENRGSVPIWAAAAERLGVDATTIAPFQFCSTEAGFTVKLAAHRAAIAAIKARRPDLQVGWTLANSDIQAIPGGQELAEQVRRDVNERFLEASRGDDFVGIQTYGRTVYGPDGHAPAPEGVPTNQMGEEIYPQALEATIREAHRIAGIPVIVTENGLATEDDTQRVAYLKAAVDSVAACIEDGIDVRGYIAWTAFDNFEWVFGYGPKFGLIAVDRSTQERTPKESAHWLGNLARDHAKAAAPQPV from the coding sequence ATGACCAACCCGTTCCCCAGCGACTTCCTTTGGGGCGTGGCCACCGCAGGCCACCAAGTGGAAGGCAACGACGTCAACAGCGATACCTGGTTCCTGGAGCACCTGCCCGGGACGATTTTCGCGGAGCCGTCCGGGGATGCCGTGGACCATTACCACCGCTACCGCGAGGACATCGCACTGATTGCCGGCCTCGGCTTCACCAGCTACCGGTTTTCCCTGGAATGGGCCCGGATCGAGCCGGAGGAGGGCCACTTCTCGGTGGCTGCACTGGACCACTACAGGCGGGTGCTGGAGGCCTGCCACGAGCATGGCCTCACCCCGGTGGTCACGTTCCACCATTTCACGTCACCGCTCTGGCTCCTTCGGGTCGGCGGCTGGGAGGGCGACCGGACGCCCGAACTCTTTGCTCGGTATTGCGACCGGGCAATGGCGCACCTTGGCGACCTGATCGGCGTCGCCTGCACGCTGAACGAACCCAACCTCCCCTGGCTGCTGGAATCATTCGGCATCGGCGGGGAAGCACCGGAGAACCGCGGTTCGGTGCCCATCTGGGCGGCCGCCGCTGAGCGTTTGGGTGTGGATGCCACCACCATCGCGCCGTTCCAGTTCTGTTCCACTGAAGCCGGTTTCACCGTCAAGCTGGCCGCGCACCGGGCCGCCATTGCTGCCATCAAGGCCCGTCGCCCCGATCTTCAGGTGGGCTGGACGCTGGCAAACTCCGATATCCAGGCTATTCCCGGCGGCCAAGAGCTTGCGGAGCAAGTCCGGCGGGACGTGAACGAACGTTTCCTGGAGGCGTCCCGCGGTGACGATTTCGTGGGCATCCAGACCTACGGCCGCACCGTGTACGGGCCGGACGGCCACGCTCCGGCACCGGAGGGTGTGCCCACCAACCAGATGGGCGAGGAAATCTACCCCCAGGCATTGGAAGCCACCATCCGCGAGGCCCACAGGATCGCCGGCATCCCGGTGATAGTCACCGAGAACGGCCTGGCCACCGAAGACGACACCCAGCGCGTGGCGTACCTGAAGGCGGCCGTCGACAGCGTTGCCGCCTGCATCGAGGACGGCATCGACGTCCGCGGGTACATCGCCTGGACCGCGTTCGACAACTTCGAGTGGGTCTTCGGCTATGGGCCCAAGTTCGGCCTGATCGCCGTCGACCGCTCCACCCAGGAACGCACACCGAAG